In Vespa velutina chromosome 1, iVesVel2.1, whole genome shotgun sequence, the following proteins share a genomic window:
- the LOC124957563 gene encoding sorting and assembly machinery component 50 homolog B isoform X3: MGTVYAKSNYNKEQDFEKNQNIRVIYLQTIKARVDKIHIDGLERTKDDIIKSQVTELFKAHDFQEVIMGAHKVRGKLEALGCFKNIGIFIDISEGPNATPEGVEVTFNVREMKRLMGSVNTMVGNNEGSVIIGAKAPNIFGRGEKVQVEYAYSNKKSTNINISAIKPLMDDWLHTILTGSLYSTSSYFPWSGYTEKDNGFLLDIACNSGAINTIKHNFQYEASFRQVSCSRQTSFSVREQCGPSLKSGLKHICSLDKRDAKLFPTRGSLIQFSSEVAGLGGDIGFIKNELLMQSNWSPHKYLTFQLAAQAGLLRSINNDMKISIIDQFFLGGPLNVRGFDIRGCGPRNEGNAVGGDVYWAAALHVYTPLPFRPGRNGFGDLFKLHGFVNGGNLSNLTSKFANNYKENMKIFTDNVRCSVGGGIAMELGSVARVELNVTMPLLFVRNDVLRQFQFGIGVQYL; this comes from the exons atgggaaCAGTTTATGCTAAG tcaaattataataaagaacaggattttgaaaaaaatcaaaatatacgAGTAATTTATCTACAAACAATAAAA gCACGTGTTGATAAAATACACATTGATGGACTTGAACGCACAAaggatgatataataaaatcacaaGTTACAGAACTTTTTAAAGCTCATGATTTTCAAGAAGTTATTATGGGTGCTCATAAAGTACGAGGGAAATTGGAGGCTTTAGGATGCTTTAAGAATATTGGAATCTTTATTGATATAAGTGAAGGTCCTAATGCTACCCCAGAAGGTGTAGAA GTTACTTTTAATGTCCGTGAAATGAAACGTCTAATGGGATCAGTAAATACAATGGTTGGTAATAATGAAGGATCAGTTATTATTGGAGCAAAAGCACCTAATATCTttggaagaggagaaaaagttCAAGTAGAATATGCATATAGCAACAAGAAGTCaactaatataaatatctcagCTATTAAACCACTTATGGATGACTGGTTGCATACAAT atTAACAGGTAGCTTATACAGCACATCAAGTTATTTTCCATGGTCTGGatatacagagaaagataatgGCTTTTTACTAGATATAGCTTGCAATTCTGGAgcaataaatacaataaaacacaattttcaatatgaaGCATCATTCAGACAAGTTAGTTGCTCTAGACAGACATCATTTAGTGTTCGTGAACAATGTGGTCCAAGCTTAAAATCTGGCTTAAAACATATTTGTTCACTTGATAAAAGGGATGCTAAACTATTTCCAACTAGAGGAAGTCTTATCCAATTTTCAAGCGAAGTTGCAGGTTTAGGTGGAGATAttggatttataaaaaatgaacttCTGATGCAGAGCAATTGGTCACCACATAAGTACCTT aCGTTCCAACTGGCTGCTCAAGCAGGATTATTAAgaagtattaataatgatatgaaaATAAGTATTATTGACCAATTTTTCTTGGGTGGGCCCTTAAATGTTAGGGGTTTTGACATTAGAGGTTGCGGCCCTCGTAATGAAGGTAATGCTGTAGGCGGTGACGTATATTGGGCAGCTGCTTTACATGTTTATACACCTCTTCCATTCAGGCCAGGTCGTAATGGTTTTGGTGATCTATTCAAACTACATGGTTTTGTCAATGGTGGTAATCTTTCTAATCTTACTAGCAAATTTG ctaataattataaagaaaatatgaagatATTCACAGATAATGTTCGTTGTTCTGTTGGAGGAGGTATTGCGATGGAGCTTGGAAGTGTTGCAAGAGTAGAATTAAATGTAACAATgcctttattatttgttaggAACGATGTATTGCGACAGTTTCAATTTGGTATTGGTGTACAGTACTTAtga
- the LOC124957563 gene encoding sorting and assembly machinery component 50 homolog B isoform X2, which yields MDQHFTSKMMHKKQNELQDSNYNKEQDFEKNQNIRVIYLQTIKARVDKIHIDGLERTKDDIIKSQVTELFKAHDFQEVIMGAHKVRGKLEALGCFKNIGIFIDISEGPNATPEGVEVTFNVREMKRLMGSVNTMVGNNEGSVIIGAKAPNIFGRGEKVQVEYAYSNKKSTNINISAIKPLMDDWLHTILTGSLYSTSSYFPWSGYTEKDNGFLLDIACNSGAINTIKHNFQYEASFRQVSCSRQTSFSVREQCGPSLKSGLKHICSLDKRDAKLFPTRGSLIQFSSEVAGLGGDIGFIKNELLMQSNWSPHKYLTFQLAAQAGLLRSINNDMKISIIDQFFLGGPLNVRGFDIRGCGPRNEGNAVGGDVYWAAALHVYTPLPFRPGRNGFGDLFKLHGFVNGGNLSNLTSKFANNYKENMKIFTDNVRCSVGGGIAMELGSVARVELNVTMPLLFVRNDVLRQFQFGIGVQYL from the exons ATGGATCAACATTTCACGAGTAAAATGAtgcataaaaaacaaaatgaattacaagat tcaaattataataaagaacaggattttgaaaaaaatcaaaatatacgAGTAATTTATCTACAAACAATAAAA gCACGTGTTGATAAAATACACATTGATGGACTTGAACGCACAAaggatgatataataaaatcacaaGTTACAGAACTTTTTAAAGCTCATGATTTTCAAGAAGTTATTATGGGTGCTCATAAAGTACGAGGGAAATTGGAGGCTTTAGGATGCTTTAAGAATATTGGAATCTTTATTGATATAAGTGAAGGTCCTAATGCTACCCCAGAAGGTGTAGAA GTTACTTTTAATGTCCGTGAAATGAAACGTCTAATGGGATCAGTAAATACAATGGTTGGTAATAATGAAGGATCAGTTATTATTGGAGCAAAAGCACCTAATATCTttggaagaggagaaaaagttCAAGTAGAATATGCATATAGCAACAAGAAGTCaactaatataaatatctcagCTATTAAACCACTTATGGATGACTGGTTGCATACAAT atTAACAGGTAGCTTATACAGCACATCAAGTTATTTTCCATGGTCTGGatatacagagaaagataatgGCTTTTTACTAGATATAGCTTGCAATTCTGGAgcaataaatacaataaaacacaattttcaatatgaaGCATCATTCAGACAAGTTAGTTGCTCTAGACAGACATCATTTAGTGTTCGTGAACAATGTGGTCCAAGCTTAAAATCTGGCTTAAAACATATTTGTTCACTTGATAAAAGGGATGCTAAACTATTTCCAACTAGAGGAAGTCTTATCCAATTTTCAAGCGAAGTTGCAGGTTTAGGTGGAGATAttggatttataaaaaatgaacttCTGATGCAGAGCAATTGGTCACCACATAAGTACCTT aCGTTCCAACTGGCTGCTCAAGCAGGATTATTAAgaagtattaataatgatatgaaaATAAGTATTATTGACCAATTTTTCTTGGGTGGGCCCTTAAATGTTAGGGGTTTTGACATTAGAGGTTGCGGCCCTCGTAATGAAGGTAATGCTGTAGGCGGTGACGTATATTGGGCAGCTGCTTTACATGTTTATACACCTCTTCCATTCAGGCCAGGTCGTAATGGTTTTGGTGATCTATTCAAACTACATGGTTTTGTCAATGGTGGTAATCTTTCTAATCTTACTAGCAAATTTG ctaataattataaagaaaatatgaagatATTCACAGATAATGTTCGTTGTTCTGTTGGAGGAGGTATTGCGATGGAGCTTGGAAGTGTTGCAAGAGTAGAATTAAATGTAACAATgcctttattatttgttaggAACGATGTATTGCGACAGTTTCAATTTGGTATTGGTGTACAGTACTTAtga
- the LOC124957563 gene encoding sorting and assembly machinery component 50 homolog B isoform X1 — MGTVYAKDQGTPKNMDQHFTSKMMHKKQNELQDSNYNKEQDFEKNQNIRVIYLQTIKARVDKIHIDGLERTKDDIIKSQVTELFKAHDFQEVIMGAHKVRGKLEALGCFKNIGIFIDISEGPNATPEGVEVTFNVREMKRLMGSVNTMVGNNEGSVIIGAKAPNIFGRGEKVQVEYAYSNKKSTNINISAIKPLMDDWLHTILTGSLYSTSSYFPWSGYTEKDNGFLLDIACNSGAINTIKHNFQYEASFRQVSCSRQTSFSVREQCGPSLKSGLKHICSLDKRDAKLFPTRGSLIQFSSEVAGLGGDIGFIKNELLMQSNWSPHKYLTFQLAAQAGLLRSINNDMKISIIDQFFLGGPLNVRGFDIRGCGPRNEGNAVGGDVYWAAALHVYTPLPFRPGRNGFGDLFKLHGFVNGGNLSNLTSKFANNYKENMKIFTDNVRCSVGGGIAMELGSVARVELNVTMPLLFVRNDVLRQFQFGIGVQYL, encoded by the exons atgggaaCAGTTTATGCTAAG GATCAGGGTACTCCAAAAAATATGGATCAACATTTCACGAGTAAAATGAtgcataaaaaacaaaatgaattacaagat tcaaattataataaagaacaggattttgaaaaaaatcaaaatatacgAGTAATTTATCTACAAACAATAAAA gCACGTGTTGATAAAATACACATTGATGGACTTGAACGCACAAaggatgatataataaaatcacaaGTTACAGAACTTTTTAAAGCTCATGATTTTCAAGAAGTTATTATGGGTGCTCATAAAGTACGAGGGAAATTGGAGGCTTTAGGATGCTTTAAGAATATTGGAATCTTTATTGATATAAGTGAAGGTCCTAATGCTACCCCAGAAGGTGTAGAA GTTACTTTTAATGTCCGTGAAATGAAACGTCTAATGGGATCAGTAAATACAATGGTTGGTAATAATGAAGGATCAGTTATTATTGGAGCAAAAGCACCTAATATCTttggaagaggagaaaaagttCAAGTAGAATATGCATATAGCAACAAGAAGTCaactaatataaatatctcagCTATTAAACCACTTATGGATGACTGGTTGCATACAAT atTAACAGGTAGCTTATACAGCACATCAAGTTATTTTCCATGGTCTGGatatacagagaaagataatgGCTTTTTACTAGATATAGCTTGCAATTCTGGAgcaataaatacaataaaacacaattttcaatatgaaGCATCATTCAGACAAGTTAGTTGCTCTAGACAGACATCATTTAGTGTTCGTGAACAATGTGGTCCAAGCTTAAAATCTGGCTTAAAACATATTTGTTCACTTGATAAAAGGGATGCTAAACTATTTCCAACTAGAGGAAGTCTTATCCAATTTTCAAGCGAAGTTGCAGGTTTAGGTGGAGATAttggatttataaaaaatgaacttCTGATGCAGAGCAATTGGTCACCACATAAGTACCTT aCGTTCCAACTGGCTGCTCAAGCAGGATTATTAAgaagtattaataatgatatgaaaATAAGTATTATTGACCAATTTTTCTTGGGTGGGCCCTTAAATGTTAGGGGTTTTGACATTAGAGGTTGCGGCCCTCGTAATGAAGGTAATGCTGTAGGCGGTGACGTATATTGGGCAGCTGCTTTACATGTTTATACACCTCTTCCATTCAGGCCAGGTCGTAATGGTTTTGGTGATCTATTCAAACTACATGGTTTTGTCAATGGTGGTAATCTTTCTAATCTTACTAGCAAATTTG ctaataattataaagaaaatatgaagatATTCACAGATAATGTTCGTTGTTCTGTTGGAGGAGGTATTGCGATGGAGCTTGGAAGTGTTGCAAGAGTAGAATTAAATGTAACAATgcctttattatttgttaggAACGATGTATTGCGACAGTTTCAATTTGGTATTGGTGTACAGTACTTAtga